Proteins found in one Lepeophtheirus salmonis chromosome 9, UVic_Lsal_1.4, whole genome shotgun sequence genomic segment:
- the LOC121124629 gene encoding uncharacterized protein produces MRGTFLNIAFMAVCFSLTQATLILPAITIGGGALAGLALLKAAAIKGGIVGAIIARGSGRGGRHGGRNRHYGKRSIDEFESVLLSASQHDASDCAKKLVCEVSGLTLEDMNSEETMIARLFNPDHLDVTKATVEFDLAAQIGKRVGIQQCSVIYERCPHSRRQLIDIFRDPRLGNEF; encoded by the coding sequence ATGAGAGGAACGTTTTTAAATATAGCCTTTATGGCAGTCTGCTTTTCCCTTACTCAAGCAACACTAATTCTTCCAGCTATCACAATCGGTGGTGGAGCTCTTGCAGGATTAGCTCTTCTCAAAGCAGCTGCCATAAAGGGTGGTATTGTTGGAGCTATTATCGCTCGTGGAAGTGGACGAGGAGGTAGACATGGAGGTAGAAATAGACACTACGGCAAACGTTCCATCGATGAATTTGAATCTGTTTTACTCTCTGCCTCTCAACACGATGCTTCTGACTGTGCTAAAAAATTAGTCTGTGAAGTGAGTGGACTTACTTTGGAGGATATGAACTCTGAGGAAACCATGATCGCTCGTTTATTCAATCCTGATCATTTGGACGTCACGAAAGCTACAGTTGAATTCGATTTAGCTGCTCAAATTGGAAAACGTGTTGGAATCCAACAATGCTCAGTCATCTATGAAAGATGTCCTCACAGCAGACGTCAATTAATTGACATTTTCAGAGATCCCCGATTGGGAAATGAATTCTAA
- the LOC121124212 gene encoding uncharacterized protein, producing the protein MRGTFLNIAFMAVCFSLTQATLILPAITIGGGALAGLALLKAAAIKGGIIGAIIARGSGRGGRRGGRHRHYGKRSIDEFESVLLSASQRDASDCAKKLVCEVSGLTLEDMNSEETMIARLFNPDHLDVTKATVEFDLAAQIGKRVGIQQCSVIYERCPHSRRQLIDIFRDPRLGNEF; encoded by the coding sequence ATGAGAGGAACGTTTTTAAATATAGCCTTTATGGCAGTCTGCTTTTCCCTTACTCAAGCAACACTAATTCTTCCAGCTATCACAATCGGTGGTGGAGCTCTTGCAGGATTAGCTCTTCTCAAAGCAGCTGCCATTAAGGGTGGTATTATTGGAGCTATTATCGCTCGTGGAAGTGGACGAGGAGGTAGACGTGGAGGTAGACATAGACATTACGGCAAACGTTCCATCGATGAATTTGAATCTGTTTTACTCTCTGCCTCTCAACGCGATGCTTCTGACTGTGCTAAAAAATTAGTCTGTGAAGTGAGTGGACTTACTTTGGAGGATATGAACTCTGAGGAAACCATGATCGCTCGTCTATTCAATCCTGATCATTTGGACGTCACGAAAGCTACAGTTGAATTCGATTTAGCTGCTCAAATTGGAAAACGTGTTGGAATCCAACAATGCTCAGTCATCTATGAAAGATGTCCTCACAGCAGACGTCAATTAATTGACATTTTCAGAGATCCCCGATTGGGAAATGAATTCTAA